One Deltaproteobacteria bacterium genomic window, GTCCTGTCCGCCTTCGGGACCCGCTTCTTCCCGGCCTTCGACATGTTCCTCACCTTCATCCTGATGGGGGGAGTCCTGCTGTGGCGGCCGCAGGGGCTCTTCGGTGCGGCGCGGTGAGCGGCCGATGAAGGCGGAAACGCGGAACGCGGCCGCGGCCGCGGCCGTCCTGCTGGCCCTGTGCGCCGTGCCGTTCCTCGCCGGGAAATTCACGGTCTACCTCACGATGCGGATCATGCTCCTGGGGATTTTCGCCGTCGGGTACAACCTCCTTTTGGGGCAGACCGGGCTCCTCTCCTTCGGGCACGGCGCGTTCTACGCCGCGGGCGCCTACGGCCTCGGGTTCTTCGGGCTCCACGTCTCCGGCCACCCCCTCCTCGGGGTGGCGGCGGGCGTCGCGGCGGCCGTCCTCCTCGCCGTGCTGGTCGGATACTTGTGCGTCCGCCACACGGAGATCTATTTCGCGATGCTGACCCTGGCGTGCGGGATGATGGTCTTCTCCCTCATCTGGAACGCCCGGGAGATCACGGGGGGCGACGACGGGCTGATCGGCATCATGCGGTCCCCGGTCTCGTTCTTCGGTCTGTTCAATATCCCCATCGGGACGGACCGGCAGTTCTACTTCCTCGTGCTCGTGTTCTTCGCCCTCAGCGTGTGGACCGCCCACCGCATCCGGCAGTCCCCTTTCGGCCTGGCCCTCGCGGGGATCCGGGAAAACGCCCGGCGCAGCGAATTCGCCGGAGTCCCGGTGCGGCGCTACCGCCTCGCGGTCTTCGTGATCAGCGGTGCGTTCGCCGGGCTGGCCGGTTCGCTCGAGGCGCTGCTCGAGAGCAACGCGCGGCCTTTCATGGCCCATTGGACCCACTCGGCCGAGCCGGTCCTGGTCAGCCTGCTGGGCGGGCTGTCGTCGCTTACGGGCCCCCTGGTCGGCAGCGCGATCTTCATCGCCATGCGGGAGATCATCCAGCGGTTCACCGAGAACTGGATGCTGGGGTTCGGGATCGTCCTCCTCGTGATCATCATGGGGTTCCGCGGCGGCGTGATGGGGACCCTTTCGGGCCTGTTCCGGAAAGCCTCCGCCCGGGAAGGGGGCTGACACGGGATGGGCGAGCCCCTGCTCACGACGCATAGGCTGTCGAACCACTTCGGGATGGTCTGCACCGCGCGGGATCTCGACCTGAGGTTCGAGCAGGGCGTCCTGACCTCCATCATCGGACCGAACGGAGCGGGAAAGTCCACGCTGATCAACCTCCTCACGGGACACCTCCCGGTGCAGGCCGGGAAGATCATCTTCCAGGGGCGGGAGATCACCCGCCTCCCCATCCATCAGCGGGTCCGCATGGGGATCTGCCGGTCGTTCCAGATCGTCAACGTGTTCCCGGAACTCACCGTCGCGCAGAACGTGATGATCCCGGTCCTCGCGCGGACGGGGAGATCGTGGCGGCCCTTCCGCCGTCTTTCGCGGGAGATGGCGGCCCTGGGGGAGACGGAGGTGTTCCTGGAAAAGGTCGGCCTGCTGGCGGAGCGCGACACGTCCGCCACCGCGCTGTCCCATGGAGACCTTCGCCTCCTGGAAGTCGGCGTGGCGCTCGCCGCCGCCCCGACGCTGCTGTTTCTCGACGAACCCACCGCGGGGATGAATCCCGTGGAGCGGGTCCGCCTCCTCGACAACATCCGCCAGCTCGCCCGCGAGGGGCGCACCACCTTCGTGCTGGTGGAGCACGACATGGACGTCGTGTTCTCCCTGTCCGAGCGGATCATCGTCCTCCACCGGGGGGAGATCCTCTGCGACGGCACGCCGGAAAGCGTCCGGGCGGACGCGAAGGTGCGGGAAGTGTACCTGGGGGACGACGTGTCCGATCTCTTCCGGATGAATGAGGAGTGAGGTCATGATCCTCGAAGCGGCGAACGTCGACACGTTCTACGGGACGAGCCACATCCTCCAGGAGGTTTCCCTCTCCGTGGGAGAGGGTGAGGTCGTCGCACTGCTGGGGAGGAACGGCGTCGGAAAGACCACGACCTTGCGGTCCATCATGGGGCTCTCCCCGCCGAAGCGGGGGTCGATCCGGTTCCACGGGAAGGAGATCGCCGGCATCCCGCCGTACGAGGTCGCCCGCCTCGGGGTGGCGTATGTCCCGGACGACATGCGGATCTTCCCCGACCTGACGGCGGAGGAGAACCTCGAGATCGCCCGACGTCTCTCCCGGCGAAAGGGATACTGGGACCGGGAGAGGGTGTACGAGCTGTTCCCGAAGCTTGCCGATCTCGGGCCGACGAAGGGGATCAACCTGTCGGGCGGGGAGAAGAAGATGCTGGGGATCGGCCGGGCGCTGATGGCGAACCCGTCCCTACTGCTGCTGGACGAACCCTCCGAGGGGCTCGCGCCGCTGGTGGTGGCGAACCTGGTGGACGTCCTCGGCCGGATCCACGGGCAGGGGGTGACGATCCTGCTCGCCGACCAGAACCTCAAATTCTGCCGGAAGGTGTGCGGCCGGGGGTACGTCCTCGAGAAGGGGGTGGTCCGGTTCGGCGGGCGCATGGAGGAGATCTGGGGAAACGAGGAGATCATACGGAAGTACCTGGTGGTATGAAGCGGATGGGGAGGGGATAGTGAGCTTGGACCTGTTCGACTTGAGGGGAAGGGTGGCCCTCGTCACGGGGGCCTCGAAGGGGCTCGGGCGCGCCATGGCGATGGGATTGGCGAAGGCCGGGGCCGAACTTGCGCTGTGCGCCCGGGACGCGAGGGGTCTCTCGGAGGCACGGGAGGAGGCGCGGGGTCACGGTGTGCGCGCGGAGGTTTTCCCGATGGACGTAACACGGGAGGAAAGCGTCCGGGAAGCGGTGGAAACCGCCGTCGACGCGCTCGGTAAGATCGACATCCTGGTGAACAACGCGGGCGTGAACGTCCGCAAACCGACGCTCGAACTTTCCGGGGAAGAGTGGGACCGCGTCCTCGACACCAACCTGAAAGGGTACTTCCTCGTGGCCCAGGCGGTCGGGCGGCACATGGTCGCGCGGCGGTCCGGGAAGGTCATCAACATCTCCTCCATTTTCGGTGCGGTGGGGATGAGCAACCAGCTGGCGTACGCATCGAGCAAGGGCGGGGTCGTCCAGATGACGAAGGTGATGGCCATCGAATGGGCCCCGCACAACGTCCAGGTGAACGCGATCGGCCCCACCTATTTCGAAACCCCCCTCGTCGCGGCGCTGCGCGATGACCCGGAGCGGTTCCGGTTCATCAACGAGCGGACCCCCATGGGGCGCTGGGGACAACCGGAGGAACTCGAGGGGACAGTCGTGTTCCTTGCATCCCGGGCGTCGGACTTCATCACGGGACAGACGATCTACGTCGATGGCGGATGGACGATATGGTGAGCGGTTCGTCGCTGTTCCGCGGGATCGCCGACATTCCATACGTTCAGGCGCGGCTGCGGGGGGAGAAGACCGCCGTCGTCACCGATGTGGGGGAAGCGTGGTCATACGCGGCGCTCGACGACCGTTGCCGCAGGTTCGCCGCCTTCCTGCGGTCCCGCTCTGTTGCGCCGGGGGAACGTATCGCCATCCTCCTGCAGAACGTTCCGGAGTTCATCGTCGCCTATTTCGGCGCCATCGCCGCGGGGTGCGTGGCGGTACCGGTGAATTACCGGCTTTCTCCCCCAGAGGTCGGCTATATCCTGTCGGATTGTGCCGCCTCGGTCGTCGTGACGACCACGGAACAATTCGAAAAGGTCGCCGGACAGGAAGGTGTCCGGGGGGTGGGGAACTGGCTCCTCGTGGATGGCCGGAGGGAGGGTTCCCTTTCCTTCCGCGACGCCCTCGCCGTCAATCCCGTGCCCGCGCCTGCACCGGCGGCCCCCGACGACGTGGCCGTTCTCTTGTACACCTCGGGAACCACCGGTTTTCCGAAAGGGGCGATGATCTCCCACCGGAACACCCTGTTCAACGTCGATTCGTGCCTCGCGACGCTCGGGTACGAGGAGGGGGACGTGGGGCTGCTCACCCTTCCGCTCTTCCACGTGACCGGGCTTCACTCCCAGCTGGTGGCCCTTCTGGCGTGCGGCGCGACCGTGGTGCTTCAGAAAGAGTACGACACGAGGCAGGTTCTCGAGAGGATCGCCCGGAACCGCGTCACGGCGCTCTTTTTCGTCCCCGCGATCTACAAGCTGTTCACGCTCCGGAACGACATCGGCCGCTACGACCTCTCGTCGGTGCGCGTCGCGGCGTACGGCGGCGCCCCGATGGCCCCGGAGACGATCGAGGCGCTGAACCGGGTGATGCCCGCCCGGCTCCACAACTGCTACGGGCTGACGGAGTGCTCGTCGCTTGGGACCGTCCTCCCGTCGGAGCTCGCGCTCACCCGGTCCGAGTCGGTGGGGCTCCCTGTCCCGGAAACGGAGGCCGAGGTGCGCGGCCCCGACGGAGGGACGCTTCCGCCCGGGGAGCCGGGGGAGCTGTACCTCCGGGGGCCGCACATCGTGCAGGGGTACTTCGGCGCGCCGGAAAAGACGCGGGAAGCGATCCTGGACGGGTGGCTCAAGACCGGGGACATCGCCCGGATCGACGGGGACGGTTTCGTATACATCCTG contains:
- a CDS encoding branched-chain amino acid ABC transporter permease, which codes for MKAETRNAAAAAAVLLALCAVPFLAGKFTVYLTMRIMLLGIFAVGYNLLLGQTGLLSFGHGAFYAAGAYGLGFFGLHVSGHPLLGVAAGVAAAVLLAVLVGYLCVRHTEIYFAMLTLACGMMVFSLIWNAREITGGDDGLIGIMRSPVSFFGLFNIPIGTDRQFYFLVLVFFALSVWTAHRIRQSPFGLALAGIRENARRSEFAGVPVRRYRLAVFVISGAFAGLAGSLEALLESNARPFMAHWTHSAEPVLVSLLGGLSSLTGPLVGSAIFIAMREIIQRFTENWMLGFGIVLLVIIMGFRGGVMGTLSGLFRKASAREGG
- a CDS encoding ABC transporter ATP-binding protein; the protein is MGEPLLTTHRLSNHFGMVCTARDLDLRFEQGVLTSIIGPNGAGKSTLINLLTGHLPVQAGKIIFQGREITRLPIHQRVRMGICRSFQIVNVFPELTVAQNVMIPVLARTGRSWRPFRRLSREMAALGETEVFLEKVGLLAERDTSATALSHGDLRLLEVGVALAAAPTLLFLDEPTAGMNPVERVRLLDNIRQLAREGRTTFVLVEHDMDVVFSLSERIIVLHRGEILCDGTPESVRADAKVREVYLGDDVSDLFRMNEE
- a CDS encoding ABC transporter ATP-binding protein: MLEAANVDTFYGTSHILQEVSLSVGEGEVVALLGRNGVGKTTTLRSIMGLSPPKRGSIRFHGKEIAGIPPYEVARLGVAYVPDDMRIFPDLTAEENLEIARRLSRRKGYWDRERVYELFPKLADLGPTKGINLSGGEKKMLGIGRALMANPSLLLLDEPSEGLAPLVVANLVDVLGRIHGQGVTILLADQNLKFCRKVCGRGYVLEKGVVRFGGRMEEIWGNEEIIRKYLVV
- a CDS encoding SDR family oxidoreductase; this encodes MSLDLFDLRGRVALVTGASKGLGRAMAMGLAKAGAELALCARDARGLSEAREEARGHGVRAEVFPMDVTREESVREAVETAVDALGKIDILVNNAGVNVRKPTLELSGEEWDRVLDTNLKGYFLVAQAVGRHMVARRSGKVINISSIFGAVGMSNQLAYASSKGGVVQMTKVMAIEWAPHNVQVNAIGPTYFETPLVAALRDDPERFRFINERTPMGRWGQPEELEGTVVFLASRASDFITGQTIYVDGGWTIW
- a CDS encoding long-chain-fatty-acid--CoA ligase, coding for MVSGSSLFRGIADIPYVQARLRGEKTAVVTDVGEAWSYAALDDRCRRFAAFLRSRSVAPGERIAILLQNVPEFIVAYFGAIAAGCVAVPVNYRLSPPEVGYILSDCAASVVVTTTEQFEKVAGQEGVRGVGNWLLVDGRREGSLSFRDALAVNPVPAPAPAAPDDVAVLLYTSGTTGFPKGAMISHRNTLFNVDSCLATLGYEEGDVGLLTLPLFHVTGLHSQLVALLACGATVVLQKEYDTRQVLERIARNRVTALFFVPAIYKLFTLRNDIGRYDLSSVRVAAYGGAPMAPETIEALNRVMPARLHNCYGLTECSSLGTVLPSELALTRSESVGLPVPETEAEVRGPDGGTLPPGEPGELYLRGPHIVQGYFGAPEKTREAILDGWLKTGDIARIDGDGFVYILDRAKDMINRGGEKIYSLEVENVLYMCPGVAEAAVFGIPHPVFGEVPAARLVPLPGATIDPEKIRAFCRARLADYKIPVQVEIADRIPRNPGGKILKKELRREWENRSREEAR